In Pseudomonas fluorescens, one genomic interval encodes:
- a CDS encoding ATP-binding SpoIIE family protein phosphatase, producing the protein MQAQEPLTILIAEDSAADRLLLATIVRRQGHEVLTAANGAEALEMFRRQSPHLVLMDAMMPVMDGFEAARQIKALAGETLVPIIFLTSLTESEALARCLEAGGDDFLAKPYNQVILAAKIKAMDRLRRLQATVLQQRDLIARHHDYLLNEQRVAKAVFDKVAHSGCLSAPNIRYLQSPYALFNGDLLLAAYTPAGDMHVLLGDFTGHGLPAAVGAMPLAEVFYGMTAKGYGLAETLREMNAKLKRILPVDMFCCATMLCLSFQRRSVEVWNGGMPDGYLHRIATGERVPLAARHLPLGVLSPQAFDDRTEVQTMAVGDRVFLLSDGVIDTTDADDRLFGVERLQQLFAANREPDNLFAEIEQALHAFRGEPRDDVSMVEISLLEAAQVMPSAPVYSDSGQSCPLDWSVSFEFRGATLRRFNPLPYLLQLLQEVHGLRTQGGAIYSVLAELYSNALEHGVLGLDSSLKRDASGFARYYEQRNERLEALQDGYVRVHLQVKPQGAGGCLVIRVEDSGKGFDVARVMERPLDGVRLSGRGVSLIRQLGHNASWSDEGRSACVEFFWEG; encoded by the coding sequence ATGCAGGCGCAAGAGCCGCTGACGATCCTGATCGCCGAAGACAGCGCCGCCGACCGGTTGCTGTTGGCGACCATCGTCCGCCGTCAGGGCCATGAAGTATTGACGGCGGCCAATGGCGCCGAAGCGTTGGAGATGTTTCGTCGACAGTCACCGCATCTGGTGCTGATGGACGCGATGATGCCGGTGATGGACGGCTTTGAGGCGGCGCGGCAGATCAAGGCGCTGGCGGGGGAAACCCTGGTGCCGATCATTTTCCTGACCTCACTGACCGAGAGCGAAGCGCTTGCCCGTTGTCTGGAAGCAGGTGGCGACGACTTTCTGGCGAAGCCTTACAACCAGGTGATCCTCGCCGCCAAAATCAAGGCGATGGATCGCTTGCGCCGCTTGCAGGCCACGGTGCTGCAACAGCGTGACCTGATCGCCAGACATCACGATTACCTGCTCAACGAACAGCGCGTGGCCAAAGCCGTTTTCGACAAGGTCGCGCATTCGGGTTGTCTGAGTGCACCGAATATTCGTTATCTGCAATCGCCCTATGCGTTGTTCAACGGCGACCTGCTGCTGGCGGCCTATACCCCGGCCGGCGACATGCATGTGCTGCTCGGTGATTTCACCGGCCACGGCTTGCCGGCAGCGGTGGGGGCGATGCCGCTCGCCGAAGTGTTTTACGGCATGACCGCCAAGGGCTACGGCCTGGCTGAAACCCTGCGCGAGATGAACGCCAAGCTCAAGCGCATCCTGCCGGTGGACATGTTCTGCTGCGCGACCATGCTTTGTCTGAGTTTTCAGCGGCGTTCGGTAGAGGTGTGGAACGGCGGCATGCCTGACGGTTATCTGCATCGGATTGCCACCGGCGAACGTGTGCCGCTGGCGGCGCGCCATTTGCCGCTGGGGGTGCTCAGTCCGCAAGCGTTTGATGATCGCACCGAAGTACAGACCATGGCCGTGGGTGACCGGGTGTTCCTGCTTTCGGACGGGGTGATCGATACCACTGACGCCGACGATCGCTTGTTCGGTGTCGAGCGTTTGCAGCAACTGTTTGCCGCCAATCGTGAGCCGGACAACCTGTTCGCCGAGATCGAGCAGGCCTTGCACGCCTTTCGCGGCGAGCCCCGCGACGATGTGAGCATGGTCGAGATCAGCTTGCTGGAGGCGGCGCAGGTGATGCCGTCGGCGCCGGTGTATTCCGACAGCGGCCAGTCGTGCCCGCTGGACTGGTCGGTAAGCTTCGAGTTTCGCGGGGCGACGCTCAGGCGCTTCAATCCTTTGCCGTATCTGCTGCAGTTGTTGCAGGAAGTGCACGGTTTGCGCACCCAGGGCGGGGCGATCTACAGCGTGCTCGCCGAGCTGTACTCCAACGCGCTGGAGCACGGTGTTCTTGGCCTGGATTCCAGCCTGAAGCGTGATGCCAGTGGCTTCGCTCGTTACTATGAACAGCGCAACGAGCGGCTCGAAGCCCTGCAGGACGGTTACGTGCGCGTGCATCTGCAGGTGAAGCCGCAAGGTGCCGGGGGTTGTCTGGTGATCCGCGTCGAGGACAGCGGCAAGGGTTTTGACGTGGCGCGGGTGATGGAGCGGCCGCTGGATGGTGTCCGCCTGTCGGGGCGCGGGGTCAGTCTGATCCGCCAGTTAGGGCATAACGCCAGTTGGTCGGACGAAGGTCGCAGTGCTTGCGTGGAGTTTTTCTGGGAGGGTTGA
- a CDS encoding Hpt domain-containing protein has translation MTDQHVDREVLDALREVMEDSYPDLLDTFLTDSESRLHQLQKTADAKVLAEVAHSFKGSASNMGAVRLATLCQELEADAKGKSPAEIVKLVADISCEFAEVRPVYEDERQHALTH, from the coding sequence GTGACTGACCAACATGTGGATCGCGAAGTACTCGATGCGTTGCGCGAAGTGATGGAAGACAGCTATCCGGATTTGCTGGATACCTTCCTGACCGATTCTGAAAGTCGCTTGCATCAATTGCAAAAGACCGCCGACGCCAAGGTGTTGGCCGAGGTCGCCCATAGTTTCAAGGGCAGCGCCAGCAACATGGGGGCTGTCCGGTTGGCGACGCTCTGTCAGGAGCTGGAGGCGGATGCCAAAGGCAAAAGCCCTGCGGAAATCGTCAAACTGGTGGCCGACATCAGTTGCGAATTCGCGGAAGTCCGTCCTGTCTACGAAGACGAACGCCAGCACGCCCTGACCCATTGA
- a CDS encoding STAS domain-containing protein, producing MSVVTEVSPDGQKLTISVKGRFDFGRHQEFRESYERLNQKPDSIVVDLKDATYLDSSALGMLLLLRDHAGGDESDVRVINSNSDVRKILAISNFDKLFDIS from the coding sequence ATGTCAGTCGTTACAGAAGTCTCTCCGGATGGTCAAAAACTGACGATTTCGGTCAAGGGGCGGTTCGATTTTGGGCGCCATCAGGAGTTTCGCGAGTCCTATGAGCGACTTAACCAGAAACCCGACTCCATCGTGGTTGATCTGAAAGATGCCACCTACCTCGACAGCTCCGCGCTGGGCATGCTGCTCCTGCTGCGCGATCATGCCGGCGGCGACGAGTCGGACGTGCGCGTGATCAACAGCAACTCCGACGTGCGCAAGATCCTCGCCATCTCCAACTTCGACAAACTGTTCGACATCAGTTGA
- the fliJ gene encoding flagellar export protein FliJ, which produces MAVSRAARLAPVVEMAEQAEKTAVQRLGYFQGQVKVAESKLADLDAFRLDYQEQWIVRGSDGVSGQWLLGYHGFLAQLDTAIDQQRQSLVWHQNNLIKARDAWQQAFAKVEGLRKLVQRYREEAQRLEDKREQKLLDELSQRLPRHDPY; this is translated from the coding sequence ATGGCCGTGAGCCGAGCTGCGCGTCTGGCACCGGTGGTGGAAATGGCCGAACAGGCCGAGAAAACCGCCGTGCAACGCCTAGGTTACTTTCAGGGTCAGGTCAAAGTCGCTGAAAGCAAACTCGCCGACCTCGACGCCTTTCGTCTGGATTATCAGGAACAGTGGATCGTGCGCGGCAGCGACGGGGTTTCCGGGCAATGGCTGCTGGGGTATCACGGCTTTCTGGCACAACTGGACACCGCGATCGACCAGCAGCGCCAGAGTCTGGTCTGGCACCAGAACAACCTGATCAAGGCGCGCGATGCCTGGCAGCAGGCGTTTGCCAAGGTCGAAGGCTTGCGCAAACTGGTGCAGCGCTACCGCGAAGAGGCGCAACGCCTCGAAGACAAGCGCGAGCAGAAGCTGCTGGACGAGTTGTCGCAGCGCTTGCCGCGGCACGATCCGTATTAA